From Chryseotalea sp. WA131a:
TTGACACTGATCCCGCCAAGGTGATTACAAAAGGCCGTTTGCAACCGGGCAAAATGTTTGTGGTGGATTTGGAGAAAGGCCGCATTGTGAGTGACGATGAGTTGAAGAAAGAGATTTGTACACGGCAACCGTATGGCAAATGGGTGAAAGAAAACAAAGTACGTTTATCTGACTTACCTGAGCCAGGTGGAAGCTTTCATAAATACGACCCTGTTACTTTTTTAAAGCGACAGATTTCATTTGGCTATACTTCGGAAGACTTGCGTGTGATCTTGATGCAGATGTGTGACACGGGCAAAGAAGCGTTGGGTTCGATGGGCAACGATACTCCGCTTGCAGTTTTGTCGAATCAGGCGCAGCATTTATCTAGTTATTTCAAGCAATTGTTTGCGCAAGTCACCAACCCGCCCATCGACCCAATACGCGAACGATTGGTGATGTCGCTGGCCTCGCATGTAGGTAGCTCGTTAAATTTATTGGAAGAATCGCCCGAGCATTGCATCACGCTTGAATTGCCGACACCAATTCTTTCTAACAATGAGCTGGAAAAAATCAGGTACATCGATCACCGACATTTACAAACCAAAACGATTTATACCTACTTTAAAGCAGATGGGCAACCCGGACAGTTGGAAAAAGGGTTGAACCGTGTGTGCCAATATGTGACAGACGCCATCGAAGATGGATTCACCATCATCATTCTATCGGATAGAAGTTTTGACAGTGGTCACGCACAAATTCCTTCGTTGCTGGCGGTAGCGGCTGTGCATCACGACTTGATTCGCAAAGGCATACGGGGTAAAGTGGGGTTGTTGGTAGAAGCTGGTGACGTATGGGAAACACATCATTTCGCTACCTTGTTAGGTTACGGTGCATCGGGCGTCAACCCTTACTTGGTGTACCAAACCATTCACGACATGAAGAAGCGAAATCTTTTGCGTGAAGATCTCACCGAAGAGAAAGCACTGTACAATTATAAAAAAGCTGTGGCCGGTGAGTTGCTGAAGATCATGAGCAAGATGGGGATTAGCACGTTGCAATCGTACCATGGTGCGCAGATATTTGAAGCACTCGGCATTCATGGCGATGTGGTCAATCAATATTTTACTGGCACAGTGTCGCGTATTGGAGGATTAACACTCGATGATATTGCCAAGGAAGCATTGGCAAAACACCAATTGGCATTTCCCAAGACCACCAATTTATCACCACGGTTGGAAGTGGGTGGCGTCTATCAATGGAAGCAACGGGGCGAAGCACATTTGTTCAATCCGCAAACCATCCATCTGCTGCAGCAATCCACCAAGACAAAAGATTACAACCTCTTCAAGAAATATTCCAGCCTCATCAACGAGCAAAGCGAGAAAGCCATTACGCTCCGCAGCTTGTTGAAATTCAAAAGTGCTAAACCAATTCCGCTCAGCGAAGTAGAATCCAAAGAAAAAATATTTAAACGATTTGCTACGGGCGCCATGTCGTTTGGCTCGATTTCGCACGAAGCGCACAGTACATTAGCCATTGCCATGAACCGCATTGGCGGAAAAAGTAATTGTGGCGAAGGTGGTGAAGATGAAGTTCGTTTTCATCGAAAAGAAAATGGCGACTGGGAAAACTCGGCCATCAAACAAGTAGCCTCCGGCCGATTTGGTGTAACGAGTTATTACCTTACCAACGCCAAGGAGTTGCAAATAAAAATGGCGCAAGGTGCCAAGCCAGGCGAAGGTGGACAATTACCCGGCCACAAAGTAGATGAGTGGATCGGTCGTGTGCGGCATTCTACTCCCGGTGTTGGATTGATTTCTCCACCTCCGCATCACGACATTTATTCGATTGAAGATCTGGCGCAACTGATTTTTGATTTGAAGAATGCCAACCGTGCCGCTCGCATTAGTGTAAAGCTGGTGAGTGAAGCGGGTGTTGGCACCATTGCATCGGGCTTAGCCAAAGCACATGCTGATGTGATTTTGATTGCCGGGCATGATGGAGGAACGGGCGCATCTCCTATCAGTTCCATTCGCCATGCAGGACTACCGTGGGAGTTGGGCTTGGCGGAAGCACATCAAACGCTAGTGAAAAATAAATTGCGCGGCCGCGTGGTCTTGCAAACTGACGGGCAAATTCGTACGGGCAGAGACTTGGCCATTGCTGCATTGCTTGGCGCGGAAGAATGGGGCGTAGCTACTGCAGCTCTCGTGACCACTGGTTGCATCATGATGCGTAAGTGTCATTTGAATACCTGCCCAGTGGGTGTGGCGACACAAAACAAAGAATTGCGTGCGCTATTCACTGGCAAGGCAGAATATGTGGTAAATCTTTTTGAATTTTTGGCGGAGGAGCTTCGCGAGGTAATGGCTGATCTGGGTTTCCGCACCGTTGATGAGATGGTAGGACAAGTGGATCGCCTGGAAATCAAAGAAGCAGATCAATGGAAGATGAATAACCTTAACTTGGACGCCATTTTGTACAGACATCATACAAGTTTGGACACAGCTTCATTTCACCAAGAAGAACAAGACCACGGCATTGAAAATGTGTTGGATAAAAAATTAATCAAAGCAGCAGAGTCTGCTTTGAAAGATGTTAATCCTGTAAAAGCAAGTTTCACCATTTCAAACCAAGACCGCGCGGTGGGCGCGATGCTCAGCAACGAAGTTTCAAAAATATATCTGGGGCCAGGGCTGCCAAAAGATACCATTAATTATCATTTTACAGGCACTGCAGGTCAAAGCTTTGGTGCCTTCACCACGGGCGGAATTACGTTTGAATTAGAGGGCGATGCGAATGATTATTTTGGAAAAGGCCTTTCGGGTGGAAAACTGATTTTGTACCCGCACAAAAAATCGACTTACAATCCTGCCAAAAATATTATTGTGGGCAATGTCGCCTTCTTTGGTGCTACTTCTGGTGAAAGCTACATCAATGGCATGGCGGGAGAGCGTTTTGCTGTACGCAACTCTGGAGTGAAAGTAGTGGTAGAGGGCGTGGGCGATCACGGCTGCGAATACATGACAGGCGGCACAGTTGTTATATTGGGCGAAACAGGGAGAAACTTTGCAGCCGGCATGAGCGGAGGGGTAGCGTATGTGTGGGACGTGAACAAAACATTTGCAAAAAATTGCAACATGGAAATGGTGCTGCTGGATGAAATGGATGGCGAAGATGAGTTGCTGTTGAAAAAGATGATTGATGCGCACCAACAGTTTACCAACAGTCAGGTAGCAGCTCACCTGATTAGTTATTGGGCGAGTGCCTTTAAGCATTTTGTGAAGGTAATGCCGATTGACTATAAAGCAGTTTTGGAAAAGAAAAAAATGAATCAATTGGTGGGTTGAGACTTACTTTCTTTTTAAGTTCAATTTATAACCTAAAGAAATACTTTGATATTCGTCCTGTTTTCCGCATTTGAGCCACCTAATTTAAAAGATCGATATTGAAAGCTTTTAGTAGTTGTTTGTGGTCCTCTGTTTTTACATGGAGAAGTTTGGCGGTTCTACCCGATTGAGGCAATTGTATTTCGATAGCGAAGACAGATTGCATCAGACGTATGGCCTTTTCGATGGATATTCCCACCTTTTTTTCAGCGAGTTGTCTTTCGAGTTCTTTATAGAGTTTGTAACTGCAAAAGGCAATTATAAGATGGGATTCAATCCTGTTCTTTAAGCGATGGTAGATAGGCCTTATTCGAAGGTCTGTCTTGGATATTCTAAAGGCCTTTTCAATATGCCATAGATTTTTGTAGTGATTGATGATTTCTTCCGGTGGCAATGCGGCATTGGTGACATATCCTTTTAACCCATCCCATTGCGTATCCTGATTAAATTTTCCGTAGTCGATTTGAACGGTGATTTGTCCCTCTAATTTGAGATACTTATTGTAGCCACGATTATTGATATGCTTTTTTGAAAGCTTGCCAAGTCGGATAGCTTGCTCTAAGCGATGTAAGCCTTTTACTCTATTACTTTTATCTTTAGTTGCACGCGTTGATGAGTGACTGACTATTAGTTTTAATCCATCGGGTCTTATCAAGGTGTGAATTTGATCATTTAACTTCAAGGCCAAAATTTGACTTTGCAGAACCTTCGATTCATTTTTTATTCGACCACCCAAAATGAATTGATACTTTAACCGAATCAAATCATTAATATTTTCTGAAGATAGTAGCCCTGCATCCGCTACAACAATCGCCTGGGCCATGCCGTACTTTTTAGTAAAAGCCTCTACCACAGGAAGCATCGTTTTGCCTTCAAACTTATTCCCTTCAAACATTTCAAAAGACAAGGGATACCCTTGTGTGCTCACCAACAGCCCTAGTAAAATCTGAGGATGTTGAGCCTTGCCATCTTTTGAAAAGCCTGTCTTGCGTAAATCGTCCTCGTCCTCAGCTTCAAAATACAAGGTGGTTACATCATAAAATAAGAGCTGGATCTGGCCCTTGAATAATTTTTGAGTGTGCTGGTAGCTCACCTCTTGTAATATGGATTTGTGCTTCGAATGGATTTTATCCAAATACCTGTACACCGAATCCATATCAAAAAAAATACTGTGGTGTTCCTGTAAGTAATTGATGGTTTTAAGCTTGCTCCCGGGATGGCTTATTCTGCTTAGCACAAGATGTCTAAATAAATCATCGGTAACCACATCAAAGCCAATCTCCCTGAATAGTTTACCTAAGATTAATTCATATCCAGCTACTTCTATTTTCCGAATGTTATTGCTGAAGGCATCAATAAATTTTTTATCCTCATCAAATTGCAAGTCAAGACTTTGTTGACGCACAAGCTTCTCTAGTTCCAAATGCGCTTGCCGTTCAAGAATTCTTATCTCCTCTGCCGAAGAGCCACTGCCAATGGACTTAACGTGAATTTGCCGTTGACCTTCCTTCCTGAATATATGAAGGCTCGTTGTACCTGATCGATTGACTTTCTTCCTTATAAACACCCTTCAAGATAACCTTGAGCCACCTAATTCAACCAAAAAATACCCCTAATTTTATCAAATTCAACGCTTTTTTGGCTCAAGTTAAAAAAGTGCGGAAAACAGGAGACTTACTTTCTTTTTAAGTTCAATTTATAACCTAAAGAAATACTTTGATATTCGTAACTTACTTTCAACGGGTAGCTATTGCCCCACAGACTTAAATCCTTAATCGCTGAGTTATTAAGTAATTGGTCTACTCTGTAAATTAAAATGAAATTCCACAACTTTACCCGAAATCCATAGTTGTAAAAATAATTTGTTGCTCTGATTGAATTATTAATTGCTGAATTAACATCGTCAACCCCTGAGCTGTTCAAAGGTTGTTTCTGATAAATAACTTGGTTAGAAGTTGATTGAAATTGAAAACTAACACCAGCAAGTAAACCTGCTTCAAATTCTACGGATTTGTTTAGTAATCGCAAGCCGCGCTTAAAAAGTGTATAGCCCAAGTCTATTGGAATTTCAAGGTTATAGCTTTGCTTTAACTCTGAATAATTTGATGCAGAAGTTTTCCCCGTGATGCTATTAAAAACAAAAAGTTGAAGACCAGAAGGCTTTCCTCCTCTATAATTAAGTTCGCTTCTAATCATTACGGGAAACCTTGACTTTAATTGGTACTCAAAAAATAGTCCCACCCCTTGGGGTGGGTACTCAAGCAATTGCGCGTTACTATTAGTAATTACCACCATTGAATCTACTTGTCCACCTCCGCCACCGCTTCGTCCAAAATTCTGGATTTGGACACCGAAGCTAATTTGAGCTCTTAATGTCAGACTAGTTAAAAGATATACGAGCAAGACGAATAGGATATTTTTTTTACAAATCATCTGTGAATATAAAAATAAGCAAGTTGATTTACCCCATACCTAGTTCCTTGACCGATTACATTGTCACAATATTTGACGTAGTCTTGAGCTAAAACTCGGTCTCTGCTAGAAATAGTTCTGGAAACAGTATAGCTCAGGCTTGTCCCGCTAACGCCCTGTGCTGTATATGTATAACTATTTGATGTTGTTTGACCATTTCCTAATGCCCACAAGGTATAAAGCATCTGCTCGCCATCATTTGTCCGATCCCAAGAAACTGTTGGAACTGCTGGGTTAAATTGTGTTGTCCAGCACCACCAAAAAAAGTCACATGATGAAGAGGTATGACGGCTAACCCAAAAATAGACCGAGAAGTTTTTAACTGAAGACCCATTGACTCCCCCATAATCAATATCCATTTTAAAGTCTTTTGCACTGCCTGTCCAATCCGCAACTGAGCTTAGAACATCAAAATTTTGGTAAGACATATCTCCAATCACATCTTTTCCGTCAGTAGGTTGACCAGCGCGATAACAAGTCGGTGTACTATTGCCACCACCACCACCACCTCCTCCTCCTCCACCGCCACCGCCACATGTTGCATCTATCAGGTTAAAGAAATTACTGACCTCTTTTTTCAAATAATAGCTACCGTGCGCTGTGGAGTTAATAGCTGTTGGGTTTGCTGACCTTAAATACTGAACACATCTCATATTACTAGTCCCCTTGCTTTTTACAATTTTTTCAAAAGATGGGTTGTCACGATTGTTGTAGAATTCAGTACGGACGTTTTCGCTAATTACCACAACGTGTTCTTTAGGGTCTCTAACGGTAGTTAATTTAGTGAAATTTCCTTTTGAGTCATACGCGCCAACTAAGGTATCTTTACCAGGCTTATGTTTTTCGGGAACAATGATAACCAAAGGCAGATGGCTCTGTGTATCCCATGTTTCAGGCATGACTGTTCGCAGTTCGGGTAAAACGATTTGCATCAGCGGATGAAACCTTAAAACGGAGTCAATGAATTGCGCATCTTTATTTGGGTCTAAAAGTGTGCGATAAGAATCTGCGAACAAAAAATTGTAATCTTCATCAAATTTCTTTAAGCATTCTTTTTTGATGTAATCTCGCACTTTTATGTCATTCATTTTCACAGCCAGAATTTTAGCCATTTTTACTGAAAGCATATCTTTGACGGTGCTTGGCTGCAAATAGCTTTCATCAAACGGCTTTATTTCAATGTCATTTTTACATTGATTGAATATTGAAATGAAGAAAACTAAAATAAACGACCTCAGGTAACTTCTAAAGCTGTAGTTGTGAGTAAATTTCTTTTTCATTTAGTTTGGGTTTAGAGGTTTAGTATGAATTAAAAAAGCATTACTTTTAATCTAAATATTTTTGCTAGTACATCTTTAGTTAAATGTATTTTGATAAAATGCTAATCACATTAGAATCGGATATAAGATTATTCTAAAAAGTAATAATTTTATACGTCAAAAAATTTACATTCAGAAATTTTATAATTATGCAGATAGGTACGCGTTTGAGACAACTGAGGGAAAGTAAGGGATATTCGCAGCAAAATGTAGCTGATTACTTAGAAATGGAACAACCCAACTATCAAAAGCTTGAAAGCGATAAAGCTCAACCAAAACTTGATCTGCTAGAAAAATTAGCTGACTTTTACAAAGTGTCGCTGGTGGATTTGATTTCTTCTGAAAAGAATTCCGTCCATATTCAAAACAACAACCACAACCATAACGGTGTAGTAATGGGTGATGCTGAATTATTTCAACTTTGCATCAAATCAAAAGAAGAAATTATCAAAGCCAAGGACGACATGATTTCACATCTACAAAAGGAACTTGAATCGCTAAGGAAAAAACATTAGTAAAATTAACTGCTCCTTACTGCCTACTTTTATCAAAATGAGTAAACCAACAGGATTTTTAGAAGTACCACGCGAGCTTCCGCAAAAACGTGACCCAAAAAAACGCATCAACGACTACAATGAAGTAGAAGGCGATGTCAACGTTGACATTACGGTGAAGCAAGCCACGCGCTGCATGGACTGTGGTGTTCCATTTTGCCACAACGGCTGTCCGCTGGGCAACATCATTCCTGAGTTTAACGATGCCGTGTACCAAGGCAATTGGAAGCTGGCGTATGAGATTCTGATTTCTACCAACAATTTCCCGGAATTCACTGGAAGAATTTGTCCCGCACCGTGCGAGGCATCGTGCGTATTGGGCATCAACAAACCCCCCGTTGCCATTGAGTACATCGAGAAAACGATTATCGAAAAAGCCTTTCAAGAGGGGTATGCAAAGCCACGGATCCCTTCTTTACGAACCAATAAAAAAGTTGCCATCATTGGTTCGGGTCCATCGGGCATAGCCGCAGCAGCACAATTGAACTATGCTGGGCATTCCGTTACGGTATTTGAACGAGCCGATGAAGTGGGCGGATTGTTGCGCTATGGTATTCCGGATTTTAAGTTGGACAAGCTAGTTGTGGAACGCAGGGTTAACTTGATGATTGAAGAAGGGGTGGAGTTTCAAACCAACACTTCAGTAGGTGAAGATATTTCAGTCAAGCAATTGGAAGAAGACTACGATGCAATTTTATTATGTACGGGTTCTACCATTCCGCGCGACTTGCCCATCCCCGGAAGGGAATTGAAAGGTGTGCATTTTGCCATGGATTTTTTGACCCAACAAAACAAACGCGTGAGCGGAAAGAAAAACACTAGCGAGGAGATTTGGGCTACTGGCAAAAATGTGGTGGTGATTGGTGGTGGCGATACAGGTTCGGATTGTGTAGGTACCTCGAATCGACATGGAGCAAAAAGTGTTACGCAAATTGAAATTTTGCCAAGGCCACCAAAAGAACGAACCGACTCGATGCCGTGGCCCAATTGGCCGATGATCCTTCGCACTTCTACTTCCCACGAAGAAGGTTGTGAGCGGCAGTGGAGCATTGTTACCAAAGAATTTTTGGGCGATGCACAAGGTAACGTAACGGGCATTAAAATTTCTGAAGTAGAGGTGAAGAGCGAACCTGGTAAAGCCCCTTCGTTTGTTGAGATAGAAGGAACCGAGAAAATTATTCCGTGTGAGTTGGCATTGTTTGCGATGGGTTTTTTGCATACGCAAAACGCATTGCCGAAACAACTAGGAATTGAGCAAGACGAGCGCGGCAACATCAAATGCACACGCTATCAAACTTCCAAAGAAAATATTTTTGCTGCTGGCGATGCACGCAGAGGCCAGAGCTTGGTGGTGTGGGCCATTAGTGAAGGCAGAGAAGCGGCCAGGGTAGTGGATCAATATCTAATGAATGAGACATTTTTAGAATCGAAAGACAGTGGAAATCTTTATCTACTAGGATAGAATCATTTCTGCAATCAGAATGATAAGGTTTTGATCCACTGGCTTGTGAGCATGGCTAAGGTGGGAATGAGATTTTGCTTCCCGGCTTTAAAAGCATGATCAGCTCCTTCTATTTTGCACAACGTTGCTTGAGACAGGTTGTTGATCACATTTTTTGTTAAACTCCATTCTGCGAGTTCATCGCGAGTACCCTGAATAAACAACGTAGGTATTTTTATGTCTTTCAAATGTTCCGCACGATCAACAGAAGGTTTGCCCGGTGGGTGCAATGGAAATCCATAGAAGATTATTCCTTTGATGAAATCTTGTTTCGCCTTCGAAAGATATTGAGAGGACATTCTGCCACCAAACGATTTTCCTGAAGCAAAAAGTGGAACACCTGGAAGGAACTCACTTCCTTTGTTGATGGCCGCTTCAATTGTTTTGTGTGCGATGGCAGGCATATCGGGTCTTCCTTTTTTATTTTCACTAAATGGAAAGTTGAAGCGGAGAGTTGATATGCCATGGTGTGCCAATTCTTTTGCGAGTGTGCTCATGAACGAATGGTTCATCCCTGCGCCAGCACCATGGGCAAGTGTTAACAGCGCGGCACTTGAATCTGCTTCAATGAATTCAGCCGACACGCTACCAAGAGTGTCAGAAACAAAAATTTTTAGAGGAGTAATTTTCACTTAAGAAAGGTAGCAATTACAACTTACTCATTCTTCAACACTTCCGTTGGATTAGCCTTCGCCACTTTTAATGTTTGCGAGCCAATCATAATTAGTGCCAATACTAAAATCACCAAAACACCCAGTACCATTTCAATAACATTCAAAGGTGCGTGATTTGCTGTATTCGGAAAAACAACCTGCTTGAAGAATAAAATAATAAGAGGCAATCCGATGATTGCTGCAATGAGCAATAACCATATAAAGCCTTTTCCAAGTAGGTAAATCAATGACGCCTCACTCGCACCCATTACTTTACGGATACTGATTTCTTTTAGTCTGATTTCAGTAGTGAATACCACCATACCTAAAAGGCCAAGCGATGCGATGCAGATAGCGAGGAAAGCAAGAAAGCCTGCTAATTTTATAGTTGCCTTTAAGCCAGCGAACGCCTCTTCTATTTGTTGGTTGTAAAAATTAGCTTCAAAAGGATGGATTGAATCAACTTTCGTCCAAATAGCCTCAATCTTGGAGTATGTAGCTAACAAATCACTCGAAGTTAGTTTTACGTTCATTACTCTGGAGGAGGCAGGAGCATAGCGAAAGACAATTTCTTTTGATGTTTGATTGTTTGCCCTGCCATATTGAAAATCTTTCATTACACCAACAATGGTCAGGTCTTTGTCATCTATACGAATAACATCACCCAATGCTTTGGTAGGATCTTGACCCGCGATATTAAACCGTTTCAATACCTGCAGGTTCACGATTACTTCTGTTTCTTTTGCACTGTCTGATTTTGCTACAAAATTTCTGCCAGATATAAGCTTATGTCCGTGCAGCGGCATATAGTTTTCATCGATCGAATTGAAACCTACGCCCGAAGAATCATTTGGACTGCCATGATACTTCATGTTTGTTCCGTAATAGTTCCCTACGCTTGTCACCATCAGCGACTGCGAAACATCATTTACCTCAGGTAACTCGTTCAGTTCTTTACGAAGAATAGCTGCGCTGTTGCCTTGCAATTCAATGTTAAGTATGTTTTCAGTGTTGAATCCAAGATTAAATGATACGTAGTGGTGATATTGACGATACACCCCGATGCTTGCACAAACTAGAATAATCGAAATACTGTATTGAATGACGATTAGAATTTTACGTCCTGTTATTTTATTAAGACCTTGAAAAGAGGATGTGTTTTTCAAAACTTTCAGTGCTTGTACATTGGCGAAGAATAGGGAAGGAAAAATACCTGCGGCTAGGCCAACTACAATGGCAAACAAAACGAAATAAACAATCACCATAGGCGAAAGTTGCAGGGTAAACATTTTCTGAATTTCAGGTTCAATACTCAAAAAATGTGGACGTAAGATAAAAAAACCGAGCATTGCCAAAGCCAACGCGCACAACGAAATGATTAATGCCTCTACTACAAACTGCGTTATTACATGCCCACGCTTCGCACCAATTACTTTACGGATGCCTACCTCTTTTGTGCGTTTAAGCGAACGCGCCACAGACAGGTTGGTGTAGTTAAAACATGCCGATAGGATAACCACAAAAGAGAGCCCTCCGAAAACCCACAGGAGGGTACTTCCAAGTACGGGTCCCATTTGATTGCCCATATTATCACTGACCATGATATTATCCATTCGCTGAAGCGACAGCTCAATGTGTGTATTCTTTACAGTACGATCTTCTGTTTCACTTAGCTTATCCAAATTTGTTTTGAAGTTTGTCAAGTCTGCATCCGTTGGAAGTAAAACGTAAACCCAGGTATTCCAAATATGATCCCAAGTCATTTCGTCTTTTGAATCCTTTTCTGTCACTTCTCTCGTGCTCAAGGAACACAGCATATCAAACTTGATATGTGAGAACGCAGGAATATTTTTCAATACGCCCGTAATGGTGTACTCACGACCGTTGTTGTAGGTAATTATTTTTCCAAGCGCATCCTCTTGTCCAAATAGTTTTTTAGCTGTCTCTTCTGTTACCACCACAGAGAACGGATCTTTCAACGCAGTGACTACATTTCCCTCTAATAGCTCAAAAGAAAAAACTTTAAACAATTCGGGGTTAGACCAATAGCCATTCAGCGGAATTATTTTTTCACCAAATTTTATATCGCCATTAAAATCTCTTCGCAGGATGGCAACCTCTTGAGGCGCGGTGAACGTTGCGCTAATCGCCTTTCCAGCTTTCAAAGAGGTAGTAGCCATAAAATTGCTCCCTTTGTCACCCAAGTATTCGTAGCGGCTAATCACTCGATAAATGTTATTGTAGTTTTTGTGAAACTTATCGTACGATTTTATATCCGAAAGAATCCCTATAAGAACCAACCCCACCGACATGCTCACGGCCAGCCCAACAATATTGATGAATGAAAAAAGTTTATTGCGCACCATGTTTCGCCCTGAGGTTTTGATATAGCTGCCTATCATAATAAAGTTGATGAAGGAATTTAAGAATTCCGGTTTCTTAATCGTATAAAGCCTAAAAAATTTTAAGACATCAAGGACATAAATAAGTTTTGCCTTTTTGGTACCTTTTGATTTTACATTTCGTTCAAAGTATTCATTTAAATCGCCTTGCAGGTCTTCCAGCAACTCTGGCTTGCAATACCAAGCCAAGAGCCGAGTAGCCCAACGTGGTGGCGATGTATCTTTATTGCTGCTCATTGATTCTTCTGAATAGTAGGCTGTATCCGGTTGACAGTCGGCAGTGAGGTAGCCCTGCCTATTGGAGGGTGCCTATTGCCTACTTGAAATAAAAGTTGTTTGGATTTTTTGCCGGGTCTCATCTCAAATTCTTTTCAACGAAAGCTCCGGAATAATGCTCCAATATTGGTCACGCAGCTCCTTTGATTTAAGAAGTGCAGACTTACCCGCATTGGTCACACTGTAGTACCTCTTTCTTTTTCCTCCTCGCGTATTGGTAGCTTCACCCAAGCGACTTTTTGCTAACCCTTTTTCCTCCAATCGATTGAGCACAGAGTGCACTACACCTAATTTTACAGCCCTCTTTGTTTTCTTTTCTAAGTCATCGCAAATCGCTACGCTGTAAGCATCATTCACCATAGCCGCAACGGTTAGTAGGACGAGTTCTTCAAATTCTCCTAAGTTCGTTCCTTTCATATTTGATCATTAATTACGTAAATGTATGTATTATCGTTACGATATTATCTTATTTTGGATGTAATAAATTGTCACAGCGTTCGAATCGCTAATACAAAAAAGAGGAAATTAATAAGTTGAGATATGAATTACTTGCTGCCCTTTGCGAAAAGCTTGGCCGCGCTGCTCAATGAAATTGGCTTGTGTAGATAAGTCCAATAACTTGTTTATGTATTCCTCCATGGCAGCTTGGGGCACGGTGATGGGCGCCCCATAGGTAACAGCTTCATCGATATAAGAGTATAACAGTTTCGGATATTCCTGTAGAAACAATGGATTATTGATAAACAGATCTACCCCTTCCACACGATTGGCCGTTATGGACATAACACCTATGACGGAAGCATCGTTGTCAAATAAACGCAGGAAAAAATCAACATACTCTTGCTCAGCCCTGCGAAAGGTACGATTATTGGCATGATCGGTATACGCATCGCTGCCACTGTTCACGCCATCGCGTTTGTTGCTTTTCGAAACTTCGTCCCAAACGTCTTGCTGACCTTTTTTGTGATCGATAATATCGCGCAAATGCTCATTGGCCATTCCATAATATTCTGAAAACTTCTGGTCGTTGTTTTCCCCTTTGTATTTCCATCGTCCTTTCTCTACGCAGAAAACAGGAA
This genomic window contains:
- a CDS encoding glutamate synthase subunit beta gives rise to the protein MSKPTGFLEVPRELPQKRDPKKRINDYNEVEGDVNVDITVKQATRCMDCGVPFCHNGCPLGNIIPEFNDAVYQGNWKLAYEILISTNNFPEFTGRICPAPCEASCVLGINKPPVAIEYIEKTIIEKAFQEGYAKPRIPSLRTNKKVAIIGSGPSGIAAAAQLNYAGHSVTVFERADEVGGLLRYGIPDFKLDKLVVERRVNLMIEEGVEFQTNTSVGEDISVKQLEEDYDAILLCTGSTIPRDLPIPGRELKGVHFAMDFLTQQNKRVSGKKNTSEEIWATGKNVVVIGGGDTGSDCVGTSNRHGAKSVTQIEILPRPPKERTDSMPWPNWPMILRTSTSHEEGCERQWSIVTKEFLGDAQGNVTGIKISEVEVKSEPGKAPSFVEIEGTEKIIPCELALFAMGFLHTQNALPKQLGIEQDERGNIKCTRYQTSKENIFAAGDARRGQSLVVWAISEGREAARVVDQYLMNETFLESKDSGNLYLLG
- a CDS encoding dienelactone hydrolase family protein — protein: MKITPLKIFVSDTLGSVSAEFIEADSSAALLTLAHGAGAGMNHSFMSTLAKELAHHGISTLRFNFPFSENKKGRPDMPAIAHKTIEAAINKGSEFLPGVPLFASGKSFGGRMSSQYLSKAKQDFIKGIIFYGFPLHPPGKPSVDRAEHLKDIKIPTLFIQGTRDELAEWSLTKNVINNLSQATLCKIEGADHAFKAGKQNLIPTLAMLTSQWIKTLSF
- a CDS encoding ABC transporter permease, with protein sequence MIGSYIKTSGRNMVRNKLFSFINIVGLAVSMSVGLVLIGILSDIKSYDKFHKNYNNIYRVISRYEYLGDKGSNFMATTSLKAGKAISATFTAPQEVAILRRDFNGDIKFGEKIIPLNGYWSNPELFKVFSFELLEGNVVTALKDPFSVVVTEETAKKLFGQEDALGKIITYNNGREYTITGVLKNIPAFSHIKFDMLCSLSTREVTEKDSKDEMTWDHIWNTWVYVLLPTDADLTNFKTNLDKLSETEDRTVKNTHIELSLQRMDNIMVSDNMGNQMGPVLGSTLLWVFGGLSFVVILSACFNYTNLSVARSLKRTKEVGIRKVIGAKRGHVITQFVVEALIISLCALALAMLGFFILRPHFLSIEPEIQKMFTLQLSPMVIVYFVLFAIVVGLAAGIFPSLFFANVQALKVLKNTSSFQGLNKITGRKILIVIQYSISIILVCASIGVYRQYHHYVSFNLGFNTENILNIELQGNSAAILRKELNELPEVNDVSQSLMVTSVGNYYGTNMKYHGSPNDSSGVGFNSIDENYMPLHGHKLISGRNFVAKSDSAKETEVIVNLQVLKRFNIAGQDPTKALGDVIRIDDKDLTIVGVMKDFQYGRANNQTSKEIVFRYAPASSRVMNVKLTSSDLLATYSKIEAIWTKVDSIHPFEANFYNQQIEEAFAGLKATIKLAGFLAFLAICIASLGLLGMVVFTTEIRLKEISIRKVMGASEASLIYLLGKGFIWLLLIAAIIGLPLIILFFKQVVFPNTANHAPLNVIEMVLGVLVILVLALIMIGSQTLKVAKANPTEVLKNE
- a CDS encoding PadR family transcriptional regulator, coding for MKGTNLGEFEELVLLTVAAMVNDAYSVAICDDLEKKTKRAVKLGVVHSVLNRLEEKGLAKSRLGEATNTRGGKRKRYYSVTNAGKSALLKSKELRDQYWSIIPELSLKRI